The stretch of DNA CCATATCAATATCTTGAAATATACAGGGAAAGTTAACGTTCTGGATTCTTCAGGCAACCCCAGATATTTTGAAAATTCCGGAGTATATTCCAAATCTGAAAAACTTGTTTTAAAATATCTCAGGAATGACAAAGATTGCCGAATTTTAAAATTGCTTTTAGAAAAACCCGAATTGACCCGAAACGATATCGGGGATTACATAGGTCTAACCCCCTCAACAGTCAGCTGGAGAATGAAAAGACTCGGTGATGAAGAAATAATTCGGATTCAAAAAAACGGAAAAAACGTCAGATATGAGATTAATCCTGAAATTCAACAATATCTAGGAAAATATCTTGTGAATGAGCAGGACAAAATACCGTAAACAACACGGTTAAAGAACCCTAAACAGCTTAGTGAAAAATAATGTTTCAGAGGTTTTATTGTACCAACTGCAATACGAATAGTACATTAGCCCTATTAATCGGACTCACAGGTGTATTCAACTCCTAAACAGAGCCGTCTTTATACCCACACTCATTTCGGAATAAGCTCAACGCATTTCAGGTTTTTGCCTCTCTCGCAGGATTTCTTTTCCGAATCGACGATCCTCGTTACAAGATATTTCCCGCTCTCAACAATACCTTCGGGAAAGCACTTTTCATAATTGTCACAACCGATCTCGGGGCAGATGAAATCCATCGTAATCTCGGAGTTCAGGATTGCCTTCTTCGCATCGATCAGGACCATGACCGGCGAGTCGACGACCTCTACGGCACAGACCCCGTTATGATGAACATTGCATGGCAGGATATTGGAGTTCCTGATTCCGGTAATCCTGTAACTCTTTCTCGGGGTAAGATTGTTGCATACCTTATGCATCCTGCACCCTTCGCAGTCCTCAAGCTCTCCGCGGTAAACGAATTCAAGGCCCTCTTCCGCAAGGTCGCTCCCGATAAGGGTTATTTTTACTTCATCTACGCTCACTTTATACACCTTTTAGATCCCTTTTACTCCTTGTAAAGCATTGCTACAA from Methanolacinia petrolearia DSM 11571 encodes:
- a CDS encoding winged helix-turn-helix transcriptional regulator; amino-acid sequence: MDTGTPLDTVLINFWDLPPGAMLIALALSVSSFLGFPVELFFYIKLYMILGYRKISRNTVLTNETRNQIYSCIKENPGIIFNDLVRRSGINRGNVSYHINILKYTGKVNVLDSSGNPRYFENSGVYSKSEKLVLKYLRNDKDCRILKLLLEKPELTRNDIGDYIGLTPSTVSWRMKRLGDEEIIRIQKNGKNVRYEINPEIQQYLGKYLVNEQDKIP
- a CDS encoding UPF0179 family protein, with the translated sequence MSVDEVKITLIGSDLAEEGLEFVYRGELEDCEGCRMHKVCNNLTPRKSYRITGIRNSNILPCNVHHNGVCAVEVVDSPVMVLIDAKKAILNSEITMDFICPEIGCDNYEKCFPEGIVESGKYLVTRIVDSEKKSCERGKNLKCVELIPK